GGTCGAGGCGGTTCTGGGGGAACTGAAGGCAGCCCGTGTCACCTAGCTTCCGCGAGCTCTTCGAGCGCTTCGAGGAGCTCAACCGCGAGTACATGGTGAGCCGCTGGCAGTCCGGGCTGCAGAAGGAGGCCGCCCGACAGGAGGACGCGCTGATGGCGATGCTCTTTCTGGAGGCGCTCGGGGTCGAGAACCCGACGGGTTACTACACGCTGGACCTCTATCCGGAGTTTGTCGAGTCGTTTCACCGCTGGCACCGCAAGATGGGGATGGACACCTTCCCCGAACCCGGCTTCTGCTGTTGACCGAGGGTTCTCCGGGAGGCTTCGGTCGCAGGCTGGCCTTCTTCGGCGGGAAGGGCGGCGTCGGCAAGACAACGCTCGCTGCGGCTTACGCGATGCTTCTCGCCTCTTGTAAAGAGAAGACGCTCCTTGTCTCGACCGA
This sequence is a window from Rubrobacter indicoceani. Protein-coding genes within it:
- a CDS encoding cory-CC-star protein, with protein sequence MSPSFRELFERFEELNREYMVSRWQSGLQKEAARQEDALMAMLFLEALGVENPTGYYTLDLYPEFVESFHRWHRKMGMDTFPEPGFCC